From the Solanum pennellii chromosome 4, SPENNV200 genome, one window contains:
- the LOC107017183 gene encoding auxin-responsive protein SAUR68-like: protein MAMLSAKKLIKMARKWQKFAAMQRKRISFPRNGIDADSCSTSSSSTVEKGHFVVYTTDQARFVVPLAYLENEVIRKLLSMSEEEFGLPSGGPIKLPCDSTFMSYIISLIKKGVAAGDLHKAVLLSIPSCCCSTFSMHQEIGSRQLLVC from the coding sequence ATGGCAATGCTCAGTgctaagaaactcatcaagaTGGCCAGGAAATGGCAGAAGTTTGCAGCCATGCAGAGGAAGAGGATTTCATTTCCAAGAAATGGTATTGATGCAGACAGTTGCAGTACATCCTCATCATCTACAGTTGAGAAAGGCCATTTTGTAGTATATACAACTGATCAAGCCCGTTTTGTCGTTCCCTTGGCTTACCTTGAAAATGAGGTCATAAGGAAACTTTTAAGCATGTCTGAAGAAGAGTTTGGGTTGCCGAGTGGTGGCCCTATTAAATTACCATGTGATTCAACCTTCATGAGCTATATCATTTCACTAATCAAGAAAGGTGTAGCTGCGGGAGATCTTCACAAAGCAGTGCTCCTCTCAATTCCTTCATGCTGCTGTTCGACTTTTTCTATGCACCAAGAAATTGGAAGCCGGCAGCTTCTTGTTTGTTGA
- the LOC107017338 gene encoding auxin-responsive protein SAUR68-like: MAMLSAKKLIKMARRWQKFAAMQRKRISFPRNGSDADSCSTSSSSIVEKGHFVVYTADQARFVVPLAYLENEVIRELLSMSEEEFGLPSGGPITLPCDSAFMSYIISLIKRGITAGDLHKALLLSIPSGYCSTSSLHQESGSRQILVC; the protein is encoded by the coding sequence ATGGCAATGCTCAGCGCCAAGAAACTCATCAAGATGGCCAGGAGATGGCAGAAGTTTGCTGCCATGCAGAGGAAGAGAATTTCATTTCCAAGAAATGGTAGTGATGCAGACAGTTGCAGTACTTCCTCATCCTCTATAGTTGAGAAAGGCCATTTTGTAGTTTACACAGCTGATCAAGCCCGCTTTGTCGTTCCATTGGCTTACCTAGAAAATGAAGTCATTAGAGAACTTTTAAGCATGTCTGAAGAAGAGTTTGGGTTGCCAAGTGGTGGCCCTATTACATTACCCTGTGATTCAGCCTTCATGAGTTACATTATTTCACTAATCAAGAGAGGTATAACTGCTGGAGATCTTCACAAAGCACTACTCCTCTCAATTCCTTCAGGCTATTGTTCAACTTCTTCTTTGCACCAAGAAAGTGGAAGCCGACAGATTCTTGTTTGTTGA
- the LOC107017308 gene encoding auxin-responsive protein SAUR68-like: MTMISTKKLIKMARKWQKFAAMQRKRISFPRNGSTFSSPIVEKGHFVVYTVDQVRFVIPLAYLENEVIEQLLNMSEEEFGLPSGGPITLPCDSAFMDYIISLINKGIASGDLHKVLLLSIPSFCCSSSHQESGNQQLLVC; this comes from the coding sequence CTCATCAAAATGGCTAGGAAATGGCAGAAGTTTGCAGCCATGCAGAGGAAGAGGATTTCATTTCCAAGAAATGGCAGTACATTCTCATCACCTATAgttgaaaaaggacattttgtaGTATATACAGTCGATCAAGTTCGCTTTGTCATTCCATTGGCTTACCTTGAAAATGAAGTCATTGAACAACTCTTAAACATGTCCGAAGAAGAGTTTGGACTGCCGAGTGGTGGCCCTATTACATTACCTTGTGATTCAGCCTTCATGGACTACATCATTTCACTAATAAACAAAGGCATAGCTTCTGGAGATCTTCACAAAGTGTTGCTCCTATCAATTCCTTCTTTTTGCTGTTCTTCTTCGCACCAAGAAAGTGGAAACCAACAACTTCTTGTTTGTTGA
- the LOC107017346 gene encoding auxin-responsive protein SAUR68-like has protein sequence MAMVSAKKLIKMDRKCQKFAAMQRKRISFPRNASDVDSCSASPSSMVQKVHFVIYTADQARFIVPLAYLKNEVIRQPLSMSEEEFGLPSGGPITLPCDSAFMSYIISLIKRGVAPGDLHRVVLLSIPSCCCSISSMNQESGSRQLLVY, from the coding sequence ATGGCAATGGTCAGCgctaagaaactcatcaagaTGGACAGGAAATGTCAGAAGTTTGCCGCTATGCAAAGGAAGAGGATTTCATTTCCAAGAAATGCTAGTGATGTTGACAGTTGCAGTGCATCTCCATCCTCTATGGTTCAAAAAGTCCATTTCGTAATATATACAGCTGATCAAGCTCGCTTCATCGTTCCATTGGCctacctcaaaaatgaggtcaTTAGGCAACCTTTAAGCATGTCTGAAGAAGAGTTTGGGTTGCCAAGTGGTGGCCCTATTACATTACCCTGTGATTCAGCCTTCATGAGTTACATTATTTCACTAATCAAGAGGGGTGTAGCCCCTGGAGATCTTCACAGAGTAGTGCTCCTCTCGATTCCTTCATGCTGCTGTTCCATTTCTTCTATGAACCAAGAAAGTGGAAGCCGACAGCTTCTTGTTTATTGA